The following are from one region of the Salvia hispanica cultivar TCC Black 2014 chromosome 1, UniMelb_Shisp_WGS_1.0, whole genome shotgun sequence genome:
- the LOC125202649 gene encoding probable phytol kinase 2, chloroplastic, whose amino-acid sequence MLCWPLFSSGHAGAVVASLIPSMNVVNMLLLGSGIRKDDATVKSMTRTNDHRELLKGPLCYISALTLVTAFYWRTSPIAIAVFCNLCAGDGVADIIGRRLGHKKLPYNRDKSVAGTVAMACAGFLASVGYMLYFSGLGYIEASFELVIKFMVVSIASALVESHPKSTQLDDNFTVPLAVFLLGTLLF is encoded by the exons ATGCTTTGCTGGCCTCTGTTCAg TTCTGGTCATGCTGGAGCAGTTGTAGCATCTCTCATTCCTAGTATGAATGTCGTCAACATGCTTCTTTTGGGATCCGGGATACGGAAGGACGATGCAACTGTCAAGTCGATGACTAGGACCAATGACCATAG GGAGCTACTGAAGGGGCCGTTGTGTTATATTTCTGCACTGACACTTGTCACCGCATTCTACTGGCGAACGTCTCCTATCGCGATTGCAGTATTCTGCAACCTGTGTGCTGGTGATG GAGTGGCTGACATTATTGGGAGGCGGTTAGGGCACAAAAAACTTCCCTACAACAGAGACAAGTCCGTGGCTGGTACTGTCGCGATGGCATGTGCCGGTTTCTTGGCTTCTGTTGG ATACATGCTCTACTTTTCGGGGTTGGGCTACATTGAAGCAAGCTTTGAATTGGTGATTAAGTTTATGGTAGTGTCCATTGCTTCTGCATTAGTTGAATCTCACCCTAAAAGCACTCAACTTGATGACAATTTCACAGTACCATTGGCTGTCTTCTTGCTTGGCACTTTGCTCTTTTGA
- the LOC125201608 gene encoding uncharacterized protein LOC125201608 isoform X1, translated as MELQDSGMLSRDQLLYLFDRFDSLTSQPEVKKRIADAVNDKQEPVAVTTTIQEEIFMEMGVDPQFGVSCLGKVSLAYEDDRDLIIQFYRFVAKEEIACEEAELGPERFAERTETLQRLEAESELQQLEMLKNMRNFQLDDQSAILEKIHQQMENAGFEPDASLLSVEQIQDIVGRRVTPVFQPI; from the exons ATGGAGCTCCAAGATTCAGGAATGTTATCTAGAGATCAACTGCTTTATCTCTTTGATCGATTCGACTCCCTCACCTCGCAGCCTG AGGTGAAGAAACGGATTGCTGACGCCGTCAATGACAAGCAG GAGCCTGTAGCTGTAACCACAACAATTCAAGAGGAGATTTTCATGGAGATGGGAGTTG ACCCACAGTTTGGCGTATCTTGCTTGGGAAAAGTGAGCTTGGCTTATGAGGATGATCGAGATTTGATAATTCAGTTCTATCGTTTTGTAGCAAA GGAAGAGATAGCTTGTGAGGAAGCAGAACTTGGACCAGAAAGATTTGCAGAAAGAACTGAAACGCTGCAGCGTTTAGAAGCAGAG TCTGAATTACAGCAACTGGAGATGTTGAAGAACATGCGCAACTTCCAGCTGGATGATCAGTCTGCAATCCTTGAAAAG ATTCATCAACAAATGGAGAATGCTGGCTTTGAACCAGATGCATCGCTCTTATCAGTCGAGCAAATTCAAGACATTGTTGGAAGAAGAGTGACCCCAGTTTTTCAGCCAATATAG
- the LOC125200827 gene encoding disease resistance protein RPP13-like, producing MAEAVILSMIQKLEKCLENNWTKRMLTFAHIKSIINEIGDIVDIVRDKKFGEGRRLSFLVSDLVHMAHDALDLYKNDKTSELYFMAMWIGEIKMRMLKLGVDGAESNSENVDEDNVVVGLDKHIEMVLRTMIFYTQKYRPLLLIKGMSGIGKTTLAREIYNHADVVKRFRYRAWVCVSNVLTLKEIIIKLLLQVQVAVDGESLHTFSSLEEIDNQTLLYMLHKHLQGLPHLIVFNDLPKQIYFRPIWKALQKEVSDGSKLVVTSHMMHRFLNYKPHVVYNMEPLDSILSWQLFYKTINSGNKLRNEHKFPRELEYQGKLMLRKCGGLPLAIKEVVNQLAQKKASTVTDWEQLLESVDLVQH from the exons ATGGCAGAGGCAGTCATTCTATCGATGATACAAAAGCTGGAAAAATGTCTAGAGAATAACTGGACTAAAAGAATGTTAACGTTTGCACATATCAAAagtataattaatgaaattggAGATATTGTGGATATAGTGAGGGATAAGAAATTTGGAGAAGGACGAAGACTCAGCTTTTTGGTATCTGATCTAGTCCACATGGCTCACGATGCCCTCGACCTCTACAAGAATGACAAGACTTCTGAATTGTATTTCATGGCAATGTGGATTGGAGAGATCAAAATGCGAATGCTTAAACTGGGAGTTGATGGGGCGGAGTCCAACTCAGAAAATGTTGATGAAGATAATGTGGTGGTAGGCTTGGACAAACACATTGAAATGGTGCTCCGCACAATGATTTTTTACACCCAAAAATATCGTCCGTTGCTTCTTATCAAAGGCATGTCTGGCATTGGAAAGACGACTCTTGCTAGAGAGATATACAACCATGCAGACGTCGTTAAGCGATTCAGGTATCGTGCTTGGGTATGTGTTTCTAATGTCTTAACTCTTAAAGAGATAATTATCAAACTACTTCTACAAGTGCAAGTAGCAGTGGATGGTGAGAGTCTTCATACATTTTCATCATTGGAGGAAATAGACAACCAAACCCTCCTATATATGCTTCACAAGCACCTGCAAGGACTGCCACATTTAATAGTTTTCAACGACTTGCCCAAACAAATATACTTCAGACCTATCTGGAAAGCTCTTCAAAAAGAAG TATCCGACGGAAGTAAATTGGTGGTCACGAGTCACATGATGCATCGATTTCTAAACTACAAACCCCATGTTGTTTATAACATGGAACCTTTGGATTCCATTCTGAGCTGGCAATTgttttataaaacaataaacaGTGGGAATAAATTGAGGAATGAGCATAAATTCCCAAGAGAGTTGGAGTACCAAGGAAAACTAATGTTGAGAAAATGTGGTGGTCTGCCATTAGCTATTAAAGAGGTTGTAAATCAGCTAGCTCAAAAGAAAGCCTCTACTGTAACTGATTGGGAACAACTTCTTGAGTCTGTTGATTTGGTTCAACATTAG
- the LOC125201608 gene encoding uncharacterized protein LOC125201608 isoform X2 translates to MELQDSGMLSRDQLLYLFDRFDSLTSQPEVKKRIADAVNDKQEPVAVTTTIQEEIFMEMGVDPQFGVSCLGKVSLAYEDDRDLIIQFYRFVAKEEIACEEAELGPERFAERTETLQRLEAEQLEMLKNMRNFQLDDQSAILEKIHQQMENAGFEPDASLLSVEQIQDIVGRRVTPVFQPI, encoded by the exons ATGGAGCTCCAAGATTCAGGAATGTTATCTAGAGATCAACTGCTTTATCTCTTTGATCGATTCGACTCCCTCACCTCGCAGCCTG AGGTGAAGAAACGGATTGCTGACGCCGTCAATGACAAGCAG GAGCCTGTAGCTGTAACCACAACAATTCAAGAGGAGATTTTCATGGAGATGGGAGTTG ACCCACAGTTTGGCGTATCTTGCTTGGGAAAAGTGAGCTTGGCTTATGAGGATGATCGAGATTTGATAATTCAGTTCTATCGTTTTGTAGCAAA GGAAGAGATAGCTTGTGAGGAAGCAGAACTTGGACCAGAAAGATTTGCAGAAAGAACTGAAACGCTGCAGCGTTTAGAAGCAGAG CAACTGGAGATGTTGAAGAACATGCGCAACTTCCAGCTGGATGATCAGTCTGCAATCCTTGAAAAG ATTCATCAACAAATGGAGAATGCTGGCTTTGAACCAGATGCATCGCTCTTATCAGTCGAGCAAATTCAAGACATTGTTGGAAGAAGAGTGACCCCAGTTTTTCAGCCAATATAG
- the LOC125198147 gene encoding uncharacterized protein LOC125198147 — MSSDSSSRAQSDEEISHSSSEEEVPPAPTGWDVAGFANNPINNYISRRIQSEIARMQQPPPQRPIRRRRRYIPRNHTGAHDRLFADYFAEEPRYPADVFRRRFVMRRSSSCALLMRCPRVTPSSGSSETQRREARTIAPTVNAPLPSHSLAYGGSADMFDEYLAMRRDDGNECLKNFCQGVREIFGEHYLRSPDARIDWPSYWIGTWRTHGFPGMLGKHRSYAPCAW; from the coding sequence atgagttctgaTTCATCGTCTCGTGCTCAGTCCGACGAGGAAATATcacattcttcttccgaagaAGAGGTACCTCCCGCTCCCACCGGATGGGATGTAGCGGGTTTCGCCAACAACCCAATCAACAACTATATCTCCCGCCGCATACAAAGCGAGATCGCTCGAATGCAGCAGCCACCCCCCCAACGGCCAATCCGCCGGCGGCGCCGATACATCCCTCGCAACCACACTGGTGCGCACGATCGGCTGTTCGCCGATTATTTCGCGGAGGAACCACGTTATCCGGCAGATGTATTTCGTCGCCGGTTCGTAATGCGCCGCTCCTCTTCCTGCGCATTGTTAATGCGTTGTCCGCGCGTTACCCCGAGTTCCGGCTCCAGCGAGACGCAGCGACGGGAAGCCCGGACTATCGCCCCTACTGTAAATGCACCGTTGCCATCCCATAGCTTGGCATATGGAGGGTCCGCCGACATGTTCGATGAGTATCTCGCAATGCGGCGAGACGACGGCAACGAGTGCCTGAAGAATTTCTGTCAGGGCGTGCGAGAGATATTTGGGGAGCACTACCTTCGCTCGCCGGACGCCAGAATCGACTGGCCTTCCTACTGGATTGGCACTTGGAGGACCCACGGCTTTCCGGGGATGCTCGGCAAGCATCGATCGTATGCACCGTGTGCATGGTGA
- the LOC125200828 gene encoding 50S ribosomal protein L27, chloroplastic-like — MAAVSLSFNLAGAFKGLSIGSSSSSSFFRGDFGSIHMGQNAAVLLPMKPPLTIESAHKKGAGSTKNGRDSPGQRLGVKIFGDQAAKAGSIIVRQRGTKFHPGNNVGLGRDHTIFALIDGLVKFEKFGPDKKKISVYPREVQPENPNSYRARKRESFRLQRERRRARKEIREGIVAQPQLVLASAAEDAAVC; from the exons ATGGCGGCTGTGAGTTTGAGTTTCAATCTGGCGGGGGCGTTCAAAGGGCTTTCCATCGGCTCCAGCTCCTCGTCTTCATTTTTCAGAGGCGATTTCGGTTCGATTCACATGGGGCAGAACGCCGCCGTTCTGCTTCCGATGAAGCCGCCGCTGACGATTGAGTCGGCGCACAAGAAAGGAGCTGGAAGTACTAAGAACGGCCGTGACTCGCCGGGCCAACGGCTTGGAGTCAAAATCTTCGGCGATCAAGCAGCCAAGGCTGGCTCCATTATCGTCCGCCAACGCGGCACCAAG TTTCATCCCGGCAACAACGTTGGGCTCGGTAGAGACCACACTATTTTTGCCTTGATTGATGGACTAGTGAAATTTGAGAAGTTTGGACCAGACAAGAAAAAG ATTAGTGTCTACCCCCGAGAAGTGCAACCCGAGAACCCCAACAGTTACAGAGCACGAAAGAGGGAATCGTTCAGATTACAACGTGAGCGAAGGAGAGCTAGAAAAGAAATCAGAGAAGGCATAGTGGCTCAGCCTCAACTGGTTCTTGCCTCTGCTGCTGAAGATGCAGCAGTTTGTTAG